In the genome of Pseudomonas sp. Teo4, the window TGCCCATCGGCATGACGGTGTTCGGCCTTACGGTGTTGCTCGGGCCGCTGTTGGGGCCGGTGATTGGCGGGTGGCTGACCGAAAACATCGACTGGCGCTGGTGCTTTTTCCTCAACCTGCCGGTATGCGCGGTACTGGTGGTGATGCTGGTAACCGGTCTGCCACCGGCGCGTACGCGGTGGTCACGGTTTTTCAAAGCAGACTGGCTGGGCATTGCCGGGCTGACCCTGGCCCTCAGCGCGCTGACCGTGGCACTTGAGGAGGGGCAGCGGGAGCGTTGGTTCGAGTCGTCGCTGATCGTCGGCTTGAGCGGCGTGACCGTGCTTGGCGCCGTGCTGCTGGGCATCGCCCAGTTCACCGCGAAGGAGCCAGTCGTGCGTTTGCGGTTACTGGCCAACCGGCACTTCGCCGCAGTCATCGGTATCGTGTTTCTGGTCGGGGCGGGGCTGTATGGTGTGGCTTACCTGCTGCCGCAGTTTCTTAGCGGGGTGGCGGGTTACAACGCTCAGCAGTCCGGCGCGGTCATGCTGATGTCAGGGTTGCCAGCGTTTCTGGTGGTGCCGTTGTTGCCGCGTCTGTTGGCCCGGTATGACGCCAGGCTGTTGGTGGTGATCGGCATTGCTGCCTTGTCGCTGAGCTGTTACCTGGCCACCGGCATTACGGCACAGAGCGCCGGTCATGACTTCACGCGCTCGCAGTTGCTGCTGGGGGTAGGGCAGTTGCTGGCGATGATGCCCCTTAACCAGTTGTCGATGAGTTCGGTGCCGCAACAGCAGGCGGGCGACGCCGCCGGGCTTTTCAACATGGCGCGCAACCTTGGCGGCTCGGTGGGGCTGGCGCTGTTGGGGACTTTTCTTGACCGGCGCACCGCGACGCATGACGACGTGCTGCGTGAATCGGTGACTGCAGCCTCGGCGACGGGGCAAGCGCATATCGCCAGCCTGCAGGAGATGTTCGTCAGCCATCATCTGGACGCCGCAACCGCCCATCTACAGGCCCTGACCAGCTTCGCCGAGCAGATTCGCCTGCAGGCCGTGGTCATGACCTATATCGATACCTTCCAGGCGCTGGCACTGACGCTACTGATTTGCATGCCACTGGCCTTCTTACTACGCAAGGCGCTGCCCGGCGCACCTGTCACAGGACACTGACCATGAACTGCTTTTACGTGCGCACCGCCTTGTTGGCTTGTGCGATTGCCCAGGCATTGCCAGGCTGCACCGTCGGGCCCGACTACCAAGGGCCGCCTGCGGTCGCCAATGAAGCCGTGCAAGCGGGCCAATTGCGCCGTGCCGAGAGCATGACACCCCAGCAACCCGAGCTTGCTCACTGGTGGCTCGCGCTGAACGATACGCAGCTGAACTCGTTGATTGACCTGGCGCTGTCCGCCAGCCCTGACCTGGACATCGCCCGCGCCCGGGTGCGCCAGGCCTATGCCGGCTTCGAGGGTAAGCGCAGTGACACGCTACCCAAGCTCAACGCCAACGCCGGCGAACTGATTCGTGGCAGCGACGATGCACCGGTATCGCGCTATTACGTGTCCGGGCTGATGGCGAGCTGGGAGCTGGACCTGTTTGGCGCAGGACGTCGCGCCAGCGAAGGTGCCGAAGCCAAAGCCCAGGCCAGCGACGCCGATCTTGCCGATGCCCGTCTGCAGTTGACGGCGCAGGTCGCACAGGCCTACCTGGAATTGCGTAGCCGCCAGTTACGGGCGGCTAAAACCCGTCAGGCGCTGGAGCTGGAGCAGCGCATGTTGCAGCTGAGCGAAGCGCGTTATGGGGCAGGCACCGTCAGTGCTGGTGATGTGGAGCGTTTCAGCACGCAGGCACAGCAGACCGAGGCTGGCCTGATTGCGCTGGAGGGGCAGATCGACGAGTCGCTGGATCAACTGGCGTTGTTATGTGGCCAGGCCCCGGGTAGTTTGGACACTCGTCTGGTGGCTCCGGCGCCCATGCCCCAGGTGCAGTCACCCCCTGCGGTGGGCAGCCCTGCCGATTTGCTGCGCCAGCGGCCGGACATTCGCGCGGCAGAGCGGCACCTGGCGGCAAGCAACGCGCTGGTCGGCGAAAAACGTGCAGATGCCTTTCCGAAAGTGACGTTGCTTGGCAGCCTCAGTTTTGCCGGCGACAATGCCGCAGACTTGTGGCACAAGGGCAATCTCGGTTGGCTGGGCGTGCCGTATCTGCAATGGAATCTTCTGGACTTTGGTCGGAACCGACACATGGTTGAACAGGCGCAAGCCCAGCACGACGAAGCGCTGGCACAGTACACCTCAAGCGTGCTCAGCGCGCTGCGCGATGCCAATGTCGCCCTGAGCCGCTTCGGTCACGATCGCCGCCGTGTAGAGGTGCTGCGTCAGGCCGAAGCATCGGCAGTGCGCAGTGCCGAACTCAGCGAGCAGCGCTATCTGGGCGGCACACGCTCGGCCCTCGACTGGCTGGACGCCGAACGCACCCGCAACGACGCCGAGCAGCAGCGGATCAGCGGCGAGGCGCAGGTGCTGGCCAGCTACGTGACCTTGCAGAAGAGCCTTGGCCTCGGCTGGCAAAGCGAATAGGGCCACCCATGCGCAACAGTCGACACGACCTGATGTGGAAGCAGTTGTTGCCGGAAACCCGGCGCAATGACGACCCGTTGCAAGTGCAGTTAAGTACCGCGTTCGTCAACGCCATTCTCGACGGTCGCCTGCTCGCCGGTAGCCGCCTGCCGTCCGGGCGCGACCTGGCCCGGCTTACCGGGGTTTCGCGCAACACGGCGGTTCTGGCCTACGAGCGACTGGTCGCCGAAGGCTATGTCGAAGCGCGGCCAAGGGATGGCTTTTTTGTCTACTCGGCAATCAAACCCACCGACGCGGTGACCGGCCACGGGCCAAGCAGCCAGCAAGGCCCGGACTGGGGAGCGCGCCTGCCCGGCGCCATATCCCGGGTGCAATGGGCCGACCGGCCGAACATCTGGCGGGATGTGCGTTACCCCTTTGTCTACGGCCAGTTCGACCACCGCCTGTTCCCCATCCACCAGTGGCGCCAGTGCAGCCGTCAGGCCTTGGAACTACGTGCGGTGGATCGCTGGTGGCAGGAAGGCGAAGACCTGGACTCCACCCAGTTGATCAGCCAGCTGATTCGACGGGTGTTGCCACGTCGGGGCATCGCCGCCAGCGAGTACGAGGTCTTGCTGACACTGGGCCGGCAGCAGAGCTTCTACCTGCTGGCGCGCTTGTTTGCTCGCCCAGGCAGCAAGGTGGCAGTCGAGAACCCAGGTTTTCGGGACCCACGCAATGTCTTTGCCTACGAAGGTGCCGACGTTGTGCCTGTTCCGCTGGACGACGAAGGGCTGGTGCTCAACGAAGCACTGGCGAGCTGTGATTACCTGTATTGCACCCCGGGTTACCAGTGCCCGACGGGCATCACCATGAGCGCCGCTCGACGCCGTGACCTGCTGCAGCTGGCGCAGGACCGCGACCTGGTGATTTTCGAAGATGACGACGACCCGGAAACCGAATACGACGGCCAGGCGCACTCGGCGCTCAAAGCCTGCGACCAGCACGGACGGGTGATCTACATGAGCAGCCTGTCCAAGCTGCTTTCGCCCGGACTGGGCATCGGTTTCATCGTCGCCCCAGCGCCAGTAATCGCCGAGCTGCGTTCCCTGCAGCGGCTGATGATCCGGCAGACGCCAGGCAACAACCAGATCGCCACCGCGCTGTTCATCCAGCAGGGCCACTACGACCGGTTGCTGCAACAGACCCGCGACAGCCTGGCTCATCGAGCGGCGCTATTGGTGCAGGCACTGCGCCAGGAGCTTCCCGAAGCGCGCTTCACCGTGCCCACCGGCGGTGCCACCTTGTGGCTGCGACTGCCGCACTGTGCCGACTCGCTGACCTTCTATTACGAGGCGCTCGCAGAAGGGGTGCTGCTCGACCCCAGCATGGCCTTTTATTTCCACCCTGAGGGCGAACAGCATCAGTTCGTTCGTCTGGGGTTCGGCGCCATTGCTGTCGAACGCATTGCGCCGGGCGTTCGTGAGCTTGCCAGGATCGTGGCGGAACATGGCCGCCGTCATCGCCTGTGATGCACCTGGCACTGCACGAAAACAGGGCTAACTGCACCAACACTGTTCCTCTGGCAACACTTGCTTGCAATGGTTGACCGAGGGTTCTGAGATGGCCTCAATAAAACCTATAAAAAGCATTAATAACAATGACTTAGCTGGCACCATCGATAGCTGCCGCTGGCACCATCGAGTGGAGGTAAACCTGCAACGACTCCCCTGACCGGCCGGATCACGAAGCATCCGGTGACGGGCAAAAACCATAAGAGGAGGGGAGTTTTGAAATCGTTACTCGCACCACGTCAATGGTCCACCGGGCTGTTCGCTTTGAGCTTGATCAATTGCGCAGTTGCCGCCGAGGCACAGAAAACCGCACCCGCCTGCGCAAGCTACGAGAAATCCCTGACCCGGGCAGAGCCAGCCAACCGCTCGGCCCCGATCTGTGCCCGTATCGCCCCTGAGCTGGGAGGGCTGCGCAAGACGCTGGCCGAGCATGGCCTGGGGCTCACCATTACCTCTTACAACGGCTATGCCTACGATCTTGGCGGCCACAATGCCAAGCCACAGGTCTATAACGGCCAGAACCCCAGTTACAACGCCTCGCTGAACCTCTACACCACTTATGACCTGACCCGCCTGGGCTTTGCCAACGACGCCCAGCTCACCCTCGCCGGGCAACTGGTGCGCTCCACCTACGACCCCGCCAACCCGGAGGTATCGCAGGTCAGCGTGTTTGCCGTGAACCAGTCGTTCTTCGATAAACAATTGGAGATCGAGTACGGCTACATCGCCGGGGTGAAGCTGTTCTATGGCGTATCTCTTGGCGGTAATGCTTCAACTGCGGCATTGGGCCCAAGCAGCGTGGTGCCTTTCCAGGTGGGCATGTCGGCGACCGTGCCGACCCCGACCTTCAACGTCATCACCCGGGACAAGTCGCTACGTTGGTACAACAGCGCCGCGCTGACCCGCAGCGTCAGCCCGCAAGGCATTCTGGAAGACGTCAATCGCAACCCCAACGGCCTGCACTGGAAGGTCGACGGCGCCAATCCGATGCTGATCGACGAATTCGGTTACAAGCGCGAGGCTTCGGCCAACGAGCATGCGGTGTGGTCGCGCTTTGGCATGATGTACAACACCAGCCACTACACCGAGTTCAAGACCGGCGAGGAATCGGACAACAACTGGGGCCTGTACTTCGCCGACACCCACCAGTTCACCAAACCCTACGGCGATGCGCGCGGCTGGTACTTCGACACCAAGCTGGATTACTCGCCCGCGTCGGTGAATGCCATCAACAAGGCCTTCCAGTTCAGTGCATTCAACATGGGGCCGTTTGCCAGCCGGCCTTTCGACATGCTCTCGGTGGGCTTCAGCAAGAGCTACTTCAGCAAGGACCTGCGTGAGGTCTACGACAATTACCGCATGGACAACGCCCCCTACACCATGGCGGTAACAGGCTCTTACGCGGCGCGGCTCAGCCCCGGCATCTACCTGGTCAACGGCCTGACCTGGACCAAGAACCCGGTGTTTTCCCCGGAACACCCTGACGCGCTGTTGCTGCAGACCTCACTGAACCTGCTGTTCTGACCCTTTTCCTATCGTCCCCTGTGGCCGCCTGTGCCTTGGCGGGCAGGGCCATGCCTGTGAGCTTGCGATGAACCATACAATGAAAAGCACCTCGACCCACGCCATGCTGGATGCCATGGCCAGCGACGATTACCTGGAACTCGACGCCACCGAAATGGCGCGCCGGGTACGTGATGAAGGGCTGGCGCCAGGCGCCTTGCTGGGCGCCGCACTGGAGCGCTGCGCGCACGTCAACGACACGGTCAACGCGTTGGTGCTGGACCACTCGGAGCATGCCATCGAGCGGTTGATGGCACGGGCCGAGTCGGGCACTAGCCGTGAGGGCGCGCTGGCTGGCGTGCCGATGCTACTCAAGGACCTCAACACTTACCTGACTGGCACCCGCACCACCAACGGTTCGCGCTTGCTTGCACAGGCGCCTGTGGCCGAACACAGCAGCACCGTCACCCAGCGCTACGAGCAGGCCGGCATGCTG includes:
- a CDS encoding MDR family MFS transporter produces the protein MAESVLTSAMPPNASRADWIAVGAGALGALMATLDISITNSALPQIQGQIGATGSEGTWISTAYLMAEIVMIPLTAWLTRVFGLRTFLIGNALLFVLFSMVCGFADNLTQMIIGRLGQGFAGGAMIPTAHVLVATRLPRHQMPIGMTVFGLTVLLGPLLGPVIGGWLTENIDWRWCFFLNLPVCAVLVVMLVTGLPPARTRWSRFFKADWLGIAGLTLALSALTVALEEGQRERWFESSLIVGLSGVTVLGAVLLGIAQFTAKEPVVRLRLLANRHFAAVIGIVFLVGAGLYGVAYLLPQFLSGVAGYNAQQSGAVMLMSGLPAFLVVPLLPRLLARYDARLLVVIGIAALSLSCYLATGITAQSAGHDFTRSQLLLGVGQLLAMMPLNQLSMSSVPQQQAGDAAGLFNMARNLGGSVGLALLGTFLDRRTATHDDVLRESVTAASATGQAHIASLQEMFVSHHLDAATAHLQALTSFAEQIRLQAVVMTYIDTFQALALTLLICMPLAFLLRKALPGAPVTGH
- a CDS encoding efflux transporter outer membrane subunit yields the protein MNCFYVRTALLACAIAQALPGCTVGPDYQGPPAVANEAVQAGQLRRAESMTPQQPELAHWWLALNDTQLNSLIDLALSASPDLDIARARVRQAYAGFEGKRSDTLPKLNANAGELIRGSDDAPVSRYYVSGLMASWELDLFGAGRRASEGAEAKAQASDADLADARLQLTAQVAQAYLELRSRQLRAAKTRQALELEQRMLQLSEARYGAGTVSAGDVERFSTQAQQTEAGLIALEGQIDESLDQLALLCGQAPGSLDTRLVAPAPMPQVQSPPAVGSPADLLRQRPDIRAAERHLAASNALVGEKRADAFPKVTLLGSLSFAGDNAADLWHKGNLGWLGVPYLQWNLLDFGRNRHMVEQAQAQHDEALAQYTSSVLSALRDANVALSRFGHDRRRVEVLRQAEASAVRSAELSEQRYLGGTRSALDWLDAERTRNDAEQQRISGEAQVLASYVTLQKSLGLGWQSE
- a CDS encoding PLP-dependent aminotransferase family protein, which codes for MRNSRHDLMWKQLLPETRRNDDPLQVQLSTAFVNAILDGRLLAGSRLPSGRDLARLTGVSRNTAVLAYERLVAEGYVEARPRDGFFVYSAIKPTDAVTGHGPSSQQGPDWGARLPGAISRVQWADRPNIWRDVRYPFVYGQFDHRLFPIHQWRQCSRQALELRAVDRWWQEGEDLDSTQLISQLIRRVLPRRGIAASEYEVLLTLGRQQSFYLLARLFARPGSKVAVENPGFRDPRNVFAYEGADVVPVPLDDEGLVLNEALASCDYLYCTPGYQCPTGITMSAARRRDLLQLAQDRDLVIFEDDDDPETEYDGQAHSALKACDQHGRVIYMSSLSKLLSPGLGIGFIVAPAPVIAELRSLQRLMIRQTPGNNQIATALFIQQGHYDRLLQQTRDSLAHRAALLVQALRQELPEARFTVPTGGATLWLRLPHCADSLTFYYEALAEGVLLDPSMAFYFHPEGEQHQFVRLGFGAIAVERIAPGVRELARIVAEHGRRHRL
- a CDS encoding carbohydrate porin; translated protein: MKSLLAPRQWSTGLFALSLINCAVAAEAQKTAPACASYEKSLTRAEPANRSAPICARIAPELGGLRKTLAEHGLGLTITSYNGYAYDLGGHNAKPQVYNGQNPSYNASLNLYTTYDLTRLGFANDAQLTLAGQLVRSTYDPANPEVSQVSVFAVNQSFFDKQLEIEYGYIAGVKLFYGVSLGGNASTAALGPSSVVPFQVGMSATVPTPTFNVITRDKSLRWYNSAALTRSVSPQGILEDVNRNPNGLHWKVDGANPMLIDEFGYKREASANEHAVWSRFGMMYNTSHYTEFKTGEESDNNWGLYFADTHQFTKPYGDARGWYFDTKLDYSPASVNAINKAFQFSAFNMGPFASRPFDMLSVGFSKSYFSKDLREVYDNYRMDNAPYTMAVTGSYAARLSPGIYLVNGLTWTKNPVFSPEHPDALLLQTSLNLLF